From Argopecten irradians isolate NY chromosome 2, Ai_NY, whole genome shotgun sequence, the proteins below share one genomic window:
- the LOC138316575 gene encoding uncharacterized protein, whose translation MMRLVFLLLGLCQAVWGHGRMMEPPQRSTVWRFYPGDSRFQPNYNDMELFCGGFQVSKYSRKEYKDKWIRHKLFHARPEFLDKHPLKFTNGESKWPVTYAGFYDLEVQLPPDMTCDQCVIQWHYKAGNNWGIDEATGNGCLGCGDQETFINCADVSISGTGSTSRPAPATTAGPTSATIAGPSTASSTSAPVTTQPTTPPTIDRCSDP comes from the exons ATGATGAGGTTGGTGTTTTTATTGCTTGGACTTTGTCAGGCAGTGTGGGGCCACGGCCGAATGATGGAACCCCCTCAGCGATCTACAGTGTGGCGGTTTTACCCCGGAGACTCCCGATTTCAACCCAATTATAACGATATGGAACTGTTTTGTGGGGGATTTCAGGTAAGTAAATACTCGAGGAAGGAATACAAA GACAAATggattaggcacaagttattTCACGCCAGACCCGAGTTTTTGGACAAGCATCCTCTTAAGTTTACAAACGGTGAATCCAAATGGCCGGTTACCTACGCTGGGTTTTATGATTTAGAGGTTCAACTTCCGCCGGATATGACGTGCGATCAATGTGTCATTCAATGGCACTACAAAGCAG GAAATAACTGGGGTATCGATGAAGCGACAGGGAACGGTTGCCTTGGCTGCGGTGATCAGGAGACCTTCATCAATTGTGCTGATGTCAGTATATCCGGGACGGGATCCACCTCTAGACCAGCTCCCGCTACAACTGCTGGCCCAACTTCTGCTACAATTGCTGGCCCAAGTACAGCGTCATCCACATCAGCACCTGTCACTACCCAGCCGACGACACCACCAACTATAGACCGTTGTTCCGATCCATAA
- the LOC138315040 gene encoding zinc finger protein OZF-like, protein MECEIKDENPFPTAEEITEMAREQLTTELTMLQTVQAEESLERDKKSQDENVSVSEKPESSERDESSQNENVPVSEKPEKVDDKKFPCEICGKCFPTKRKCNLHLKTHNTAKPFKCGVCGNGFKHSGDLKKHMMIHTGERPFTCQICGNSFSRKGTLQSHELTHGTYKAYKCDVCGRGFGQKRALEVHNRIHTGEMPFKCDICGKGFRQSECWKRHLMIHTGERPYDCDICGKSFTQAGHIRSHRRIHTGEKPYHCEHCGRGFNHKDGLKRHVRIHTGEKPYECHICGRAFTQTGSLNTHFKVHNKTKKDTPAPVPVMFIQNNEHQ, encoded by the coding sequence ATGGAATGTGAAATCAAAGATGAGAACCCTTTCCCAACTGCGGAAGAAATAACAGAGATGGCCAGAGAACAGCTGACAACAGAGCTTACCATGTTGCAGACAGTTCAAGCTGAAGAGTCATTAGAAAGAGATAAAAAATCTCAGGATGAAAATGTATCAGTAAGCGAAAAACCAGAGTCATCAGAAAGAGATGAAAGTTCTCAGAATGAAAATGTACCAGTAAGCGAAAAGCCAGAGAAGGTGGATGATAAAAAATTTCCATGTGAAATCTGTGGAAAATGCTTTCCTACAAAAAGGAAATGCAACCTCCACTTGAAGACTCACAATACAGCGAAGCCATTTAAATGTGGGGTATGTGGAAATGGATTCAAACATTCTGGAGACCTTAAGAAACATATGATGATTCATACAGGTGAACGACCTTTCACCTGTCAAATATGTGGGAATAGTTTCTCGAGGAAGGGCACACTGCAGAGCCATGAACTAACACATGGTACCTATAAGGCGTACAAGTGTGATGTGTGTGGTAGAGGATTTGGACAAAAGCGGGCATTAGAGGTGCATAATAGGATTCACACTGGAGAAATGCCTTTCAAATGTGATATATGTGGAAAAGGTTTTAGACAGTCGGAGTGTTGGAAGCGGCATTTGATGATACACACTGGAGAGCGTCCGTATGACTGTGACATCTGTGGGAAAAGTTTTACACAGGCAGGACACATACGGTCCCATCGTAGGATACATACAGGGGAGAAGCCTTATCACTGTGAGCACTGTGGAAGAGGATTTAATCATAAAGATGGACTGAAACGTCATGTCAGAATACACACAGGAGAAAAACCTtatgaatgtcatatatgtggACGAGCATTCACTCAAACGGGAAGTCTGAACACTCACTTCAAGGTTCACAATAAAACTAAAAAAGACACCCCAGCACCGGTACCGGTCATGTTTATACAAAACAATGAACATCAGTAg